DNA from Variovorax sp. V213:
AAAGGCCGCAACCAGCCTGGGGTTCTGCGCGATCAGGTTGCTGCTCGCGAGAATGGCGTTGCCATACAGGTTGACGCCGGCGTCCGCATACTTGAGCACCGACAGCTCCTCGGGCTTCATGCGCGCGAAGAGCGAAATCGCGGAATCGTGAAAGTAAGTGGCGGCATCCACGTCGCCGCGCACCATCACGTTGTCGCGCGCGCTGAAGTCGGTGGTCTGCCACTGGAAGGCATCGCTGCGCATGCCCTGCTTGCGCGCCACCATCGGCCACGCGCGGCGGGTCGATTCGACGGCCGCGGCCGCCACCTTCTTGCCCGCCAGGCTCTTGAAATCGTTCGTCACGCCGCGGTCCTTGCGGCCGATGATCACGAAGGGCGCGCGGTTGTAGTACTGGTACACGGCCTGGACCATCGGGGTGCCGGGGTTCTGCGCATTGAACTCCACCAGCGAGCTGATGTCGCCCAGGCCCATCTGGTAGACGCCGCTCGCAATGCGCGTGATCGAGGCGACCGAGCCGGCGCCGGTGTCGATGGCCACGTCGAGCCCCTCGTCCCTGTAGTAGCCCTTGCTGTGCGCAAGAAAGAACGGCGCGGTCTGCCCGTTGATGCGGAAGTCGAGCGTGAACTTGAGCGGGGTCAGCTTGCCGCCGTTCTGGGCGAACACGGCAGGGGCGCCGAGAGGGAGCAGGGTGGCGGCACTGGCCGCAAGAAAAAGTCGACGTTGCATGTGGGGCCTCGGAATCATTGGAGTCTTGAATCCCCCGCACAAGGCAGAGGCACTTCAAGAGCAATTTCCGGGCGAGCGCACAACAGTGGTGCGTGCGCTGCTGAACGCTTCTACTCTTGCGCGAGTTCATGCACGACCCATGCCAGGCCATTGCGATCAGGGACTTGCGAAGGGCTTGGAAGATGAGCCGGCCCGCGCCACAATGCGGGCGCGCAATTTGCATGGCAAGTGGCGCAGAGTAGAAGCGTTCAGCCCCAGCGGCAGGAAATTGCTCTTTCAGGTTCGTTCGTACCCACGCGCAACAGAAGGAGTCCACGCATGCTCGTCACCCAACAACCCGTC
Protein-coding regions in this window:
- a CDS encoding ABC transporter substrate-binding protein, which gives rise to MQRRLFLAASAATLLPLGAPAVFAQNGGKLTPLKFTLDFRINGQTAPFFLAHSKGYYRDEGLDVAIDTGAGSVASITRIASGVYQMGLGDISSLVEFNAQNPGTPMVQAVYQYYNRAPFVIIGRKDRGVTNDFKSLAGKKVAAAAVESTRRAWPMVARKQGMRSDAFQWQTTDFSARDNVMVRGDVDAATYFHDSAISLFARMKPEELSVLKYADAGVNLYGNAILASSNLIAQNPRLVAAFLRATNRAIVETFANPAPSIAAMRQREPILDEKMELERWGVTAQYVGAADTRSHGLGDIKKLTLEQQVDEVVDVFGLKIKPASDAIFNTSMLPSRGERTFLKT